The genomic window TACATTCCTCAACTTGCTAAATTTAGCCCTGATCTCTGGGGTGTGGCTTTGTGCACTGTCGATGGTCAGAGGtgagaaaatatttaaattgcTTTCCACAGATCTGTTTCTGtgtctgttgtttattttcattctctctctctctctctctctctctctctctctctctctctattcaggCATTCTGTAGGGGACACAAGGCAACCATTCTGTTTGCAGTCATGCATAATGCCACTTGAGTACGCTCTGGCTGTCCATGATTTTGGGACTGAGCATGTGCATACATATGTGGGAAAAGAACCCAGTGGTGTCAAATTTAACAAATTAAGTCTAAATGATGATGGTGAGAATGAATTATATCCATGTTGACCTTTTTACCTGTTTTACCTGTGTACACTAAAAGTTCAAAGATGAATGAGATTTTCAAAACAGAATCAAtcactcagtcagtcaatcaaataaaaatgtgaaatactTTAATTGTTTTATAGTAAACATTATAATGTTTCAAATAATCTAgcaaattatactgtatattgtcatTTAAATATCCTATATGTTAAAGAATGATGTCAAAAATACTTCATTTGATTAACATGAACAGGAATTCAAAATCATTTGatcattaaaatataacatataagagtcaaaaaataatttaaggcATACATTGTAATTATACCACCTGAATAATGTACAGACATATCACTGTTAACTGGGAATGATAGGAgattttattataacagcaaaatatagatattttaatgttttaaagcaacctttttaaacattctttaattaatttactATTTAAATTTGTATGCCATTTATCAATTTTAATTTTTTGgagcaataaaaatatattgttctgttttaaaattaaatattgtcATTATACTGTATGACAAAGGAAATTTTGGCCCATTGTTTTCATAACTGATATTGATTTACATTATACATTCTTTGAATATTGTAAAACctttaaatattaacataaaacATGTTACTATACATGAAAATCAAAGTAATTATTGAGAAATATTTAGAAAAGTTTATACAGTTTAAATGTAATGGTAAATTGTAATGGTAGTATAGTACATATTAATGCACATTAGTACagcatttataattaattaattttccaGAAGCTTTtaaaggcccaacagtgactGTCTGGAAGTCTTAAGTCATACCCTACCAATCACAAGCTCAGAATCTTAATCACCAGTGTATCAGTGTCCCATTTTACAggcactattactattaattattcatattcatatcacTAGTATTATtaaggggggcacagtggcttagaggttagcacgtttgacttcaaatcccgcctccaccctgtgtgtgcggagttgcACGCTCTcgccatgcttcaggggtttcctctgggtactccggtttcctccccaagtccaaaaacatgcattgtaggctgattggctgatgtaggctgattgtgccctacgatgggttggcaccccatccagggtgtcccctgtgcCTTGTGcgccgagttccctgggataggctccaggcaaccctgtgtaggataagaagtatagaaaatggaaggatggagagCATTATTAAACCAggattaactcaaaacacaccTCAAGTGACATGCTCTACCTCATATGTCAGTTGTTCTaaattgtgtgtctgtggttttatttatttatttatttatttatttatttatttatttatttattcacagaaAAACCTCATAACCCGATGGTTAATGCAGGGGCCATAGTGATCAGCTCTCTTCTAAAGGTATGAACATTCCTATTCATAATATCTATAACATATTTACAACATACATCAGCAGTGTGCATTTGACTCCAGCTGCAGCACAAAAGTGACCATTAATGACCAACAATCCATTGACATAGTTTACTGGTGAGGACGGGTTTTCGTCCTCTCCTTGTTTACAGTCTCTTATCGAACAGCTGATGAGGTGTGGGTGAGCAGGAGATTGGCTCACCCAATGCTATAATAAGTGTTAGTTACTGGGGGTTAGTAAGAGGTGTGTCAGAGAGGGAGCGTCGTAGATCAGCTGTTAAGAAGGATGAATTGGATTGATGATGAAAGAAAGAGTGACAATTTCACATGTAACATTCCACTACTCTGATCCTATAAGACAATACGAGTGAGAAAGTTAGTTTGAGATGTCCAAAATGAGCTGCCTAAAAAGGCTTTTGAGAGAGAACTGCAACAGACACGTGGGTATATTTTTAAGGCAGAGACATTCCTCAGTCAGGCTACACTGTTCTAACCTTTCCCTACAGTGCATGTCATCCCCTGCTGCACTTTGTGGAAGACTGAGTTTTAACCTCGGTTTTTATGGCCTAACTataaagaggaaaaacagaTCAGCAAAGTGGTGTGTTGCAACAgctgacacacagagagagtgtcCCGTACTGTCTCAGCTGATAGCCAGAAAAGCATTAAAAAGCTCTGACAGTTAGCTGTCAAGACTAGAACGGTGATTTATGATGagtaatggtaatggtgatAGTGTTTCTTCAAAGACCTCCTTCAGCCTAGTAATCTGTGTGCACACTGCCACCCTGTGTCAAAATACTACACTGTATTTTAAGAATATGACTGGCTAAAAACATTGGAGTTAGAACACAACACTACATCCCACAGATATACACCTGCTGCCTAACAATTTGTCCGTCTAAAATAGAATTTTTCTAATTTCACAAGCAATCCCATGTAATTGTGATTAACGAGCTAACCAAATATCCACATGCACAAACCTTTAATCCCACCAACCTCCCAGTGATAGTAGCACATACTACATACTGCAGCTCTGCACATTAACATACCCTACCGCTTTACAGGAAGGTAGAGAACTGCTGGCGGTCACTGTCAGTTGAAAAGCCGCCCttctactgttttatttttttgaagacACCATATTACACAACTGACTATAGTGCCattacagttttatttgcattattaaCCTAGGCTGTCTTTATGCAGTAACTTGCACGTACAATTGTATCATGCACATTTATTCCTAATAACTGTATTAtttcttcattatttatattcttattattaACTAATTTCATTGTGTTATTGTACACAAATGACAACGTTTTTACTCTCTGGCTTTCTCTTCAGCCTGGTTTCAAGAAGGCCGAGAAATTTGATTATGTAAGTCAAATAgtcaaaaaaaatgttaaggCAATTTACTATTCAATGTACTAGACAATTATCACTGATTATTTATCATCATCTATCCCACAGATGATGGACTATATGAAGAGAATGGCAGGTGGCGAATATGTGGGTTTCAGTAATGCCACGTAAGTCGCCTTATTAGGGTTCTAACACTTTCCTGCTTCATTAGTGATGGGCATGCATTGTATTTGTAGCAATGCACACAAATGTGTTTTCATGAACATTCAGTTCATTATAATAACTTTTTATCCATAGCTTTCAGTCAGAAAAAGAGACGGGTGATAGAAACTTTGCAATCGGTTATTATCTGAAGGAGAAAAAAGTTAGTATGTTTCTTAtatttatagaaatactcaagtGTTTTTTTCTAACCTAATCTTTATCCACCACGATCTTTAACTTATGTACAATTACCATGAATAATAATTCAACACAgttcaaaaaatttgaattgtTGACTCAAATTCAACACTACTTAGTCGACTAGTTGGAAATACAATGAAGGTTTTAGTATAAGACAGACATGTGAGTATGTCTTGCCAAAGCTGTTTGTTTGTACTTTTATCCAGCTTTCCAACACTTGAACAAtacaatcattcattcatcataagGAATCGCTTTATACTAGTCGAGGTcgcggtggatccagagcctatacCACGAACtctggaatacaccctgaatgggagaacagtccatctcagggcacaacgcacacacacattcacacactctcacacctaGCGGCAATtttagtgtagccaattcaCCTTCATGCATATTTTTGGGGAGGTGAGAGGAAggtggagaacctggaggaaacccaagaGGACCCATGAGGGAGAACAGTAGAGTCCTACAGTACGACTTTTCATTTAATGAATGTCACAACAAAGGTTTTCTGTTTATTGTCAGTGCAAGGAAAAGTCTTAAAATTCTTGTTGATGGTAATCGTACATACTCTACTAATGTGGTGGCTAGAGATTGAGTTAAAAAATGTAGGAATATTCCTTTAATAGCTTTGAATATATCCCAATTTTGAACCCACTGACTTTAATTTGTCTGTGCTCTGTAGTGTTTCCCTAATAGTTCAGACATGGTATCAGCTCTTGATTTCTACTTTCAggtaatgaaacatttttatatgaAGGACATAAAAGCACAATGAAGAAAGATTCTTttaactgtttctttttttcgaAATTATTTATGTCTGCTCTTCTGTCTCCTTCCAGCTGTGTTCCATCGAGGCTAACTGCGAGTCAGGGAGTGTCATGGCCGCCACTCTAGCTAATGGAGGAATCTGTCCAATCACAGGCGAGCATGTGTTGAGTGGAGAGGCTGTGAGAAACACTCTCTGTCTCATGCACTCCTGTGGCATGAACGACTTCTCTGGCCAGTTTGCTTTCCATGTGAGTCTTCCACATATGCACAAACATGAtctaaatgtgaaatgtttacCTTGTGGATTTCTTCTGAAAGACctttttgttaatgttttgaTATTTCTCTCCACAAGGTGGGCTTGCCAGCTAAGTCAGGAGTGTCTGGTGCCATGCTTTTGGTAGTTCCTAATATTATGGGAGTGATGTGCTGGTCCCCACCGATTGATCGTGTGGGTAACAGTGTACGAGGCGTGCACTTCTGTCAGGTACACACATATTCTTACACACACCCCACTGACACTACTGACTAACACTAACGTTATAACTACATACTGTGTTTGTGGTGGTCTTTCTCAGGAGCTGGTTTCTCTCTTTAACTTCCATAATTATGACAACCTGAGACACTTCGCCAAGAAACTGGATCCTCGCAGACATTCTGGCCATGATAGGGTGAGACTCAGAGCAGTATCTCATAGATACCAATTACGTTCACTACTAAAGCAGTTTCACATAGCATCAAATCAAACGACACTGCCAGCATTCACATTAAAAGTAACCAGCTGTCACAGTCTCAAATATGAGCTTTAAAACACCCTATGGAACTATACTTTATTATCTAGAATAGTTTGAATATGCTCTGCAATTGATGAGCGTCCAATCCAGGCTTCATTCCCATTGTttctgggatagactctggaatgaatgaattagattaagtatgtactgtatgttttttacAGAACAAGGCTGTAATTGAGCTGATGA from Ictalurus furcatus strain D&B chromosome 5, Billie_1.0, whole genome shotgun sequence includes these protein-coding regions:
- the gls2a gene encoding glutaminase kidney isoform, mitochondrial, whose translation is MLCLKHLGAISAGVSVIRQAGKLDNGNGHLFRSSLIRLMRTSAALLQHPRHQHVMLDSETETDSKGAGSGLEDLLFYTITQGEEKISVGRFISELESTGLLTSDPRLRNCMQQLHHALHESAGTAMMDQQLFRKCAGSNIVLLTQAFQKKFIIPDFMTFASNINQLYYNEQAEQGGQVANYIPQLAKFSPDLWGVALCTVDGQRHSVGDTRQPFCLQSCIMPLEYALAVHDFGTEHVHTYVGKEPSGVKFNKLSLNDDEKPHNPMVNAGAIVISSLLKPGFKKAEKFDYMMDYMKRMAGGEYVGFSNATFQSEKETGDRNFAIGYYLKEKKCFPNSSDMVSALDFYFQLCSIEANCESGSVMAATLANGGICPITGEHVLSGEAVRNTLCLMHSCGMNDFSGQFAFHVGLPAKSGVSGAMLLVVPNIMGVMCWSPPIDRVGNSVRGVHFCQELVSLFNFHNYDNLRHFAKKLDPRRHSGHDRNKAVIELMIAAYSGDVSALRRFALSAVDMELRDYDSRSALHLAAAEGHVEAVKFLTGTCKVNPHVKDRWGNTPLDDAMEFGQHSVVEALKEYQRIYSHTLMPEEIITQAHGEAELDADDLGNMETLEKLV